The genomic interval GGATCCCGCTGCCCCGATCCCCCTGTCACCCGCCGGGCGCTGGCACCGCCTGGCGGGGCGGCTGAACCCGCTGGCGCCGCTGCGCAGCCGCTTTCAGCGCTGGTGGCAGGCGCGCCTGCCGCTCAGCGACACCCTGGTCCTCACCCAGCGCAACGTCTACATCCTGCCCACGGGCGCGGGCTGGATGCTGGCGCTGACGCTGGGGGTGCTTCTTGTCGCTTCGATCAACTACCAGCTGAACCTGGGGTATCTGCTCACGTTCCTGCTGGCGGGCAGCGCTGTGGTCGGCATGCACATATGCCACGCCAACCTGCGCGGCCTCACGCTGCACCTGAAGCCGCCCGAGCCGCACTTTATGGGCACCAGCGCCGCGTTCGATATCCAGCTGTCCAGCGACCGCAAGACGCCGCGCTACGGCATTGCCCTGTCGGTGCACACCGATGGCAAGGAGGCGCACCACTGGGCCTGGACCGATGTGCCGGCGCAGGGGCAGTCCGGCGTGCAGGTGGCCTTCAAGCCCGAACGCCGGGGCCTGCACGGCGTGCCCACCCTCATGGCCGAGACGCGTTTCCCGCTGGGCACCTTTCGCGTATGGACCTACTGGCGCCCCGCGGCGAAGGTGCTGGTGTACCCGGCACCCGAAACGCCCGCGCCGCCCCTGCCACCGGGCGAGCCGCGCGCTGGCGGCACGGGCAGCGCGCCATCCCAGGGGATTGGCGAATTTGATGGCGTGCGTGCCTACCGCCGGGGCGACCCGCTCAAGCTGGTGGTCTGGAAAAAAGCGGCCAAGTCGCTGGGCACGGGCACCGATGACCTGGTCAGCCGCGACTCCCAGCAGGCGCAGCGGCACGAACTGTGGCTGGATCTGGCCCGTGCCGCCCTGCCCGAGCACGAAGCCCGCGTCTCACGCCTGACCGCCTGGGTGTTGCAGGCAGACCGCCTGGGGCTGGACTACGGCCTCAGGCTGCCCGGCGTGGAGATTGCCCCGGACACGGGCGCCGCCCACCGCAGAAACTGCCTGGAGGCGCTGGCGCTGTGCTGAATCGTCCCGAAAATTTCATGCCAAAATGGTCTCCAGCGCTTATCCATCAAGCGCCTATAGCTATATTTTCAATAGCATTTTCATTGCCAACAGCCGGGTTCGCCCCACTGCCATGACCCTGCGCCAGACCCTAGCATCCCTGCCTCGCGACGCCCGCGACACGCTTTTTTTGCTGTTCGTGATCGTGTGGGTGATTGCGCCCCAGGTGTCCAACCTGCCGGTGTGGACCAGCGTGCTGGCCGGCGGGCTGCTGCTGTGGCGCGGCTGGCTGGCCTGGGCGGGGCGGCCCCTGCCCGGCCGCTGGACGGTGGCTGTGCTGCTGGTGGTGGCGGTGGCGGGCACGCTGCTGACACACCGCACCATTCTCGGCCGCGATGCGGGCGTCACCCTCATCGTCATGCTGCTGGCGCTCAAGACGCTGGAGCTGCGCGCGCGCCGCGATGCGATGGTGGTGTTCTTCCTGGGCTTCTTCACGATGCTCAGCAATTTCTTCTTCTCCCAGTCGCTGCTGACCGCCGCCGCCATGCTGGTGGCGCTGCTGGGCCTGCTCATGGCGCTGGTCAACGCCCACATGCCCGTGGGGCGCCCGCCGCTCACCCAGACGTTCCGCATGGCAGGCACCATGGCGCTGCTGGGGGCGCCCATCATGGTGGCGCTGTTCATGCTGTTCCCGCGCATGTCACCGCTGTGGGGCATGCCGGGCGAGAACCTCACCGGGCGCAGCGGCCTGTCGGGCACGATGCGCGTGGGCGAGATGGCCGAAATCGCGCTCGATGAACGCGTGGCGATCCGCCTGCGCTTTGAAGGCGCCCCCACCGACGTCCCCCCCCAGTCGGCGCTGTACTTCCGGGGCCCGGTCATGACGTCGTTTGACGGCCGGCAATGGCAGGCGGAACCATTCCGCGAAGACAGTGCCTGGGCTGCCCGTGTGGCGGTGCCGGCCAACCTGCAGGTCAGCGGCCCGGCGGTGCGCTACGAGGTCACGCTGGAGCCGCAGCGCCAGCCCTGGCTGATGGTGCTGGAGGCCACCCCCGATGCGCCCCAGCTGCCCAGCATGCAGGCCTACATGACGCAAGACCTACAGTGGATGACCACACGCCCCATCACCGAAGTGATGCGCTACCAGGCGGTGAGCTACCCACAGTTCCGCCATGGCCCGCAGCAAGCCGTGCAGCAGCTGAGGGTGTACACCGAGCTGCCAACCGGCTTCAACCCCCGCACGCTGGCGCTGGCGGCACAAATGCGTGCAGACCCCGCGCTGGCCACGGCCAGCGCCGAAACGCTGGTCAATGCGGTGCTGCAGCGGCTGCGCACCGGTGGCTACAGCTACACCCTGGACCCCGGTGTGTACGGCGAGCACACGGCCGACGAATTCTGGTTCGACCGCAAGGAGGGGTTTTGCGAACACATTGCCTCGGCCTTCGTGGTGCTGATGCGGGCGTTGGATGTGCCCACGCGCATCGTCACCGGCTACCAGGGCGGCGAACGCAACCCGGTGGACGGCTACTGGACCGTGCGCAACGCCGACGCCCATGCCTGGGCCGAGGTCTGGATGGAAGGCCGTGGCTGGGTGCGCGTGGACCCCACCGGCGCGATTGCGCCCAACCGGGTGGGTGCCTTCCAGCGCCTGCGGGCGCCGCAGGGCGCATTTGCCACCGCCATGGGCACCTTGAGCCCGGGCATGGTGCAGAACCTGCGCGCGGTGTGGGAGGCCGTGAACAACAGCTGGAACCAGTGGGTGCTCAACTACACCCAGAAGCGCCAGCTCGACCTGCTCAAGGCGCTGGGGTTTGAGTCGCCCAGCTGGCAGGATCTCACCACGCTGCTGGGCACGCTGGTGCTAGCGGCGGCGCTGGGCGGCATGGGCTGGAGCGCCTGGGAGCGCAGCCAGCACGACCCGTGGCTGCGCCTGCTGGCGCGCACGCGCCAGCGCCTGGCGCGTGCTGGCTTGGTACTGCCCGACAATCTGCCACCGCGCGCAATCGCCCAGCGGGTACAGGCGCACTTCGGCGCGCCCGCCCAGAGCCTGAGCGACTGGCTGCTGCAGCTGGAGCAACTGCGCTATGCCCCCCGGCCTGCCACCGAACTGGCCAAGCTGCGGCGCGCGTTTCGCAGCCTGCCCTGGCCCAGGCCATGACGCCACCCCAGATCCCCGGCAGCCTCGCGCTGGCACCATGGGTTTCTGGCAACGCAAAGTAACGACGAACCGCAATGAAGAAGACAGACAGATGGACAGGAATAGCTATTTTTTTAATAGCTATCACCGCAATACCAGTAAGCGCCAACGCCCAAAAAACCTCAAAAAACACCGCCTCCAGGCAACAGCCCGCCGTGCTCTACGCATCACGCCCCGAGGCCCTGCAGTTTGCCGACGACCTGGCGGCACGCCGCGACCTGGACCGTGAATGGGTGCGCCAGGCCATCGGGCAGGCGCGCTTTTTGCCCCAGGTGCCACGGCTCATGCTGCCGCCGGCCCGGGGCACGGCCAAGAACTGGCGGGTGTACCGTAGCCGCTTTATCGACCCGGTGCGCATACGGGCCGGGCAGCGGTTCTGGCAGGAGAACCAGGCCACGCTGGCGCGGGCCGAGCGCGAGTACGGCGTGCCCGCCGAAATCATCGTGGGCATCATCGGCGTGGAGACCATCTATGGCCAGCAGATGGGCACCTTCCGCGTGATGGATGCGCTGGCCACGCTGGCGTTTGACTTTCCGGCAGCCCACCCGCGCGCCGCGGAGCGCACCGAGTTTTTCCGCCGTGAGCTGGAGCAGTTCCTGAGCCTCACCCACCGCAGCAACATCGACCCGTTCGAGCCCCGCGGCAGCTATGCCGGGGCCATGGGCCTGGGGCAGTTCATGCCCTCCAGCTGGGTGCGCTACGCGATTGATTTTGATGGCGACGGGCGCGTGGACCTCTTCAACAGCCCGGCCGACGCCATCGGCTCGGTGGCCAACTATTTCATCGGCCACGGCTGGACGCCGGGCATGCCCACCCACTTTGGCGTGCAGTTCGACCCCAGCCGCCTGCAACTCGATGACCTGCTCGCACCGGACATACTGCCCACCTTCAGCGCCGCCAGCCTGCAGGCCAAGGGCGCCATGCCGGATGCAGCGGGTGCGCAGCACACAGGGCCGCTGGCGCTGGTGGAGCTGCAAAACGGCCCCGACGCTCCGTCCTACGTCGCCGGTACCGAAAACTTTTACGCCATCACCCGCTACAACTGGTCCAGCTACTACGCCATGGCCGTGATCGAGCTGGGCCGCGAGGTGGCGGCAGCCCGGGCGCGTTGAAACCGGCGCCTGGCCCCCGCCCGTGCAGGCCCGCGCCAGCGGGTTCACAATCGGGCCCTTCTACGCCTTTCGACTCCCCGCACAGCCGGTAACACCGGTGCGGCGGCTCACTTCTTCCGGACCCGTGTCCCATGCCTGCACCAACATCTACCACCCCAGCCGCAAACGCCATCGTCCGTGCGCGCGGCGTGAGCAAAACCTACGCGGGCGGCTTTCAGGCGCTCAAGAACATCGACCTGGACATCCGCCGGGGAGAGATCTTTGCGCTGCTGGGCCCCAACGGTGCAGGCAAGACCACGCTCATCAGCGTGATCTGCGGCATGAGCAACGCCACCGAGGGCACCATCACCGCCGACGGCCATGACACCGTGCGCGACTACCGTGCCGCCCGCGCGGCCATTGGCCTGGTGCCGCAAGAGCTGCACACCGATTCGTTTGAAACCGTGTGGGCCACGGTCAACTTCAGCCGCGGTCTGTTCGGCAAGGCGCCGAACCCGGCGTTCATCGAGAAAATCCTCAGGGACCTGTCGCTGTGGGACAAGAAGGACAGCAAGATCCTGGCGCTGTCGGGCGGGATGAAACGCCGCGTGCTGATCGCCAAGGCGCTGTCGCATGAGCCCAAGATCTTGTTCCTGGACGAGCCCAGCGCCGGTGTGGACGTGGAGCTGCGCCACGACATGTGGCGCCTGGTGCGCGCGCTGCGCGATGCGGGCACCACCATCATCCTGACCACGCACTACCTTGAAGAGGCCGAGGACATGGCCGACCGCATCGGCGTGATCCGCAAGGGCGAATTGATCGTGGTGGAAGACAAGGCCGTGCTGATGCGCAAGCTGGGCAAGAAAGAACTGGCCATCACGCTGCAGCAGCCCATGGAGCAGGTGCCTGCAGCGCTGGCGCGCTGGCCGCTGGTGCTCAGCCAGGGCGGTACTGTGCTCACCTATAGCTTTGACACGCAGCAGGAGGACACCGGCATTGCCGCCCTGCTGCGCGCCCTGGCCGACCACGGCATCGACTTCAAGGACCTGCATTCCAGCGAAAGCTCGCTGGAAGACATCTTCGTCAGCCTGGTGCACGAGGACAAAGACCCAACCCCTTCGCCCCAGAAAGCGACTGCAGCATGACCGGCTTGAACCTGCATGGCGTGCGCGCCATCTACCGCTTCGAAATGAACCGTGCGTTCCGCACCTGGATGCAAAGCCTCATTGCGCCCGTGCTCACCACCGCGCTGTACTTCATCGTGTTCGGTTCCGCCATCGGCTCACGCATGGGCGACATCGGCGGGGTCAGCTACGGCGCCTACATCATCCCCGGGCTGCTGATGCTGTCGCTGCTGTCCGAGAGCATTTCCAACTCAGCCTTCGGCATCTACATGCCCAAGTGGTCGGGCACCATCTACGAGCTGCTCAGCGCGCCGGTGAACTGGGTGGAGGTACTGCTGGGCTATGTGGGCGCGGCGGCCAGCAAGTCCCTCCTGGTGTCGGTGCTCATCCTCACCACCGCCCGGGTGTTTGTGCCGTACGAGGTGGCCCACCCGGTGTGGATGGTGGGCTTTCTGGTGCTCACCGCCGTCACGTTCTGCCTGTTCGGCTTCATCATCGGCCTGTGGGCCGACAGTTTTCAGAAGCTGCAGGTCATCCCGCTGCTGGTCATCACGCCGCTGACCTTCCTGGGCGGCGCGTTCTACAGCATCAGCATGCTGCCCCCGTTCTGGCAAACAGTCTCGCTGTTCAACCCGGTGGTCTACCTCATCAGCGGCTTGCGCTGGGCGTTCTACGGGCAGGCCGACGTGCACATCGGCGTGAGCACCAGCATGACGCTCGGCTTTATGGCCCTGTGCCTCGTGGTGGTGTGGTGGGTGTTCAAGACGGGGCACCGCATCCGGCGCTGATGGTGCGCCGCCCGCTTCAGCGGGCGCCGTTCAATAGCGCTGCATGTTGCAGCTGTGCGGCTGTTGCGCCTTGGCGGCGGGAATCTGCCGCACCACGCGAAAGCCGTAGCCCGAGCCTTCCACGTCAAAC from Acidovorax sp. FHTAMBA carries:
- a CDS encoding ABC transporter permease, translating into MNLHGVRAIYRFEMNRAFRTWMQSLIAPVLTTALYFIVFGSAIGSRMGDIGGVSYGAYIIPGLLMLSLLSESISNSAFGIYMPKWSGTIYELLSAPVNWVEVLLGYVGAAASKSLLVSVLILTTARVFVPYEVAHPVWMVGFLVLTAVTFCLFGFIIGLWADSFQKLQVIPLLVITPLTFLGGAFYSISMLPPFWQTVSLFNPVVYLISGLRWAFYGQADVHIGVSTSMTLGFMALCLVVVWWVFKTGHRIRR
- the mltB gene encoding lytic murein transglycosylase B, with product MLYASRPEALQFADDLAARRDLDREWVRQAIGQARFLPQVPRLMLPPARGTAKNWRVYRSRFIDPVRIRAGQRFWQENQATLARAEREYGVPAEIIVGIIGVETIYGQQMGTFRVMDALATLAFDFPAAHPRAAERTEFFRRELEQFLSLTHRSNIDPFEPRGSYAGAMGLGQFMPSSWVRYAIDFDGDGRVDLFNSPADAIGSVANYFIGHGWTPGMPTHFGVQFDPSRLQLDDLLAPDILPTFSAASLQAKGAMPDAAGAQHTGPLALVELQNGPDAPSYVAGTENFYAITRYNWSSYYAMAVIELGREVAAARAR
- a CDS encoding DUF58 domain-containing protein; translation: MDPAAPIPLSPAGRWHRLAGRLNPLAPLRSRFQRWWQARLPLSDTLVLTQRNVYILPTGAGWMLALTLGVLLVASINYQLNLGYLLTFLLAGSAVVGMHICHANLRGLTLHLKPPEPHFMGTSAAFDIQLSSDRKTPRYGIALSVHTDGKEAHHWAWTDVPAQGQSGVQVAFKPERRGLHGVPTLMAETRFPLGTFRVWTYWRPAAKVLVYPAPETPAPPLPPGEPRAGGTGSAPSQGIGEFDGVRAYRRGDPLKLVVWKKAAKSLGTGTDDLVSRDSQQAQRHELWLDLARAALPEHEARVSRLTAWVLQADRLGLDYGLRLPGVEIAPDTGAAHRRNCLEALALC
- a CDS encoding ABC transporter ATP-binding protein — protein: MPAPTSTTPAANAIVRARGVSKTYAGGFQALKNIDLDIRRGEIFALLGPNGAGKTTLISVICGMSNATEGTITADGHDTVRDYRAARAAIGLVPQELHTDSFETVWATVNFSRGLFGKAPNPAFIEKILRDLSLWDKKDSKILALSGGMKRRVLIAKALSHEPKILFLDEPSAGVDVELRHDMWRLVRALRDAGTTIILTTHYLEEAEDMADRIGVIRKGELIVVEDKAVLMRKLGKKELAITLQQPMEQVPAALARWPLVLSQGGTVLTYSFDTQQEDTGIAALLRALADHGIDFKDLHSSESSLEDIFVSLVHEDKDPTPSPQKATAA
- a CDS encoding DUF3488 and transglutaminase-like domain-containing protein — translated: MTLRQTLASLPRDARDTLFLLFVIVWVIAPQVSNLPVWTSVLAGGLLLWRGWLAWAGRPLPGRWTVAVLLVVAVAGTLLTHRTILGRDAGVTLIVMLLALKTLELRARRDAMVVFFLGFFTMLSNFFFSQSLLTAAAMLVALLGLLMALVNAHMPVGRPPLTQTFRMAGTMALLGAPIMVALFMLFPRMSPLWGMPGENLTGRSGLSGTMRVGEMAEIALDERVAIRLRFEGAPTDVPPQSALYFRGPVMTSFDGRQWQAEPFREDSAWAARVAVPANLQVSGPAVRYEVTLEPQRQPWLMVLEATPDAPQLPSMQAYMTQDLQWMTTRPITEVMRYQAVSYPQFRHGPQQAVQQLRVYTELPTGFNPRTLALAAQMRADPALATASAETLVNAVLQRLRTGGYSYTLDPGVYGEHTADEFWFDRKEGFCEHIASAFVVLMRALDVPTRIVTGYQGGERNPVDGYWTVRNADAHAWAEVWMEGRGWVRVDPTGAIAPNRVGAFQRLRAPQGAFATAMGTLSPGMVQNLRAVWEAVNNSWNQWVLNYTQKRQLDLLKALGFESPSWQDLTTLLGTLVLAAALGGMGWSAWERSQHDPWLRLLARTRQRLARAGLVLPDNLPPRAIAQRVQAHFGAPAQSLSDWLLQLEQLRYAPRPATELAKLRRAFRSLPWPRP